Proteins encoded in a region of the Dendropsophus ebraccatus isolate aDenEbr1 chromosome 11, aDenEbr1.pat, whole genome shotgun sequence genome:
- the LOC138767301 gene encoding potassium voltage-gated channel subfamily A member 2 yields MTVATGDPTDEASALPGHPQDSYDPDPDHECCERVVINISGLRFETQLKTLSQFPETLLGDPKKRMRYFDPLRNEYFFDRNRPSFDAILYYYQSGGRLRRPVNVPLDIFSEEIRFYELGEEAMEIFREDEGFIKEEERPLPDNEFQKQVWLLFEYPESSGPARIIAIISVMVILISIVSFCLETLPVFRDENEDMHGSAVNYYPYSNSTGRYQQSNTFTDPFFIVETLCIIWFSFEFLVRFFACPSKAGFFTNIMNIIDIVAIIPYFITLGTELAEKTEDGQQGQQAMSLAILRVIRLVRVFRIFKLSRHSKGLQILGQTLKASMRELGLLIFFLFIGVILFSSAVYFAEADERESQFPSIPDAFWWAVVSMTTVGYGDMVPTTIGGKIVGSLCAIAGVLTIALPVPVIVSNFNYFYHRETEGEEQAQYLQVTSCPKIPSSPDLQKSRSASTLSKSDYMEIQEGVNHSNEDFREKNLQTANCTLGNTNYVNITKMLTDV; encoded by the coding sequence ATGACAGTTGCCACTGGAGATCCCACAGATGAAGCATCAGCTTTGCCAGGTCACCCACAGGACAGCTATGACCCCGATCCCGATCATGAATGTTGCGAGAGAGTTGTCATTAACATTTCCGGCCTTCGCTTCGAAACTCAACTCAAGACCTTGTCCCAGTTTCCTGAAACATTGCTAGGGGATCCGAAAAAGAGGATGAGGTACTTTGATCCATTGAGGAATGAATATTTCTTCGATAGGAACAGACCAAGTTTTGATGCCATCCTGTATTATTACCAGTCTGGAGGCAGATTAAGGAGACCTGTGAATGTGCCCTTGGACATCTTCTCGGAGGAAATTCGGTTCTATGAACTTGGTGAAGAAGCCATGGAGATCTTCAGGGAGGACGAAGGGTTTATTAAGGAGGAGGAACGTCCTTTGCCAGACAATGAGTTCCAGAAGCAAGTGTGGCTTCTTTTTGAGTATCCCGAAAGCTCGGGCCCTGCTAGGATTATTGCCATTATATCGGTTATGGTGATCTTAATCTCGATTGTGAGTTTTTGCCTTGAAACTTTGCCCGTTTTTAGGGATGAAAATGAGGACATGCATGGGAGTGCTGTCAATTACTATCCATATTCCAACAGCACAGGCCGCTACCAACAGTCAAATACCTTTACTGATCCATTCTTCATTGTTGAGACACTTTGCATTATATGGTTTTCATTTGAGTTCTTGGTTCGTTTTTTTGCCTGTCCAAGCAAAGCTGGATTTTTTACCAATATTATGAACATCATTGACATAGTGGCTATCATTCCTTATTTTATAACGCTAGGTACAGAGCTGGCAGAAAAAACTGAAGATGGGCAACAGGGTCAGCAAGCAATGTCTTTAGCAATTCTTAGAGTAATAAGACTGGTTAGAGTGTTTAGGATCTTTAAACTTTCCAGACATTCCAAGGGCCTTCAAATTCTGGGTCAAACACTTAAAGCAAGTATGAGGGAACTAGGTCTTCTAATATTTTTCCTCTTCATTGGTGTTATTCTTTTCTCCAGTGCTGTGTATTTTGCAGAGGCTGACGAGAGAGAATCTCAGTTTCCCAGCATCCCAGATGCCTTCTGGTGGGCTGTGGTTTCCATGACAACAGTAGGATATGGAGACATGGTCCCTACAACAATAGGTGGCAAAATAGTAGGCTCTCTCTGTGCGATTGCAGGCGTGTTAACCATTGCCTTACCAGTTCCTGTAATAGTGTCCAACTTCAATTACTTCTATCATAGAGAGACAGAGGGTGAGGAGCAAGCACAATATTTGCAAGTAACCAGCTGTCCAAAGATCCCATCTTCCCCTGACCTTCAAAAAAGCAGAAGTGCCTCCACCTTAAGTAAATCTGATTACATGGAGATCCAAGAAGGAGTTAACCATAGCAACGAAGATTTTAGGGAGAAGAATTTACAAACGGCAAATTGCACCTTAGGAAATACAAACTATGTAAATATAACCAAAATGCTGACTGACGTTTGA